The following proteins are co-located in the Betta splendens chromosome 9, fBetSpl5.4, whole genome shotgun sequence genome:
- the LOC114862873 gene encoding arrestin domain-containing protein 3-like produces MSVQSLTLTYDALNEHGTFCGGDTITGSVTLTVEKDITVQTLFLKFKGDANVHWTERRGDHSYSYAAHRRYFKLKQALIPESAKDTPVPKGVHAYKFRFDIPGNVPPSIKANHGKIVYKLEAVLSRSWRLNRTVGKEIVFVSKSFPDFHSLMSQQMGSTDKEMGPFSKGHTHMDVFVDRRAYFPGEKIMILAKVNNSSSRDMTPKFSLNQDVVYRDNCKAKCEELVIAKATGECIKPQTQVEARCEITIPPNQMQTVPNCDILSLDYFLKVYLDISFATDPEVKLPVIILPYSFPRGPHPGLPTGPYPPGGFGAPANSDFPAPGAFAGPYPAFSGPNHSNYPPPGAFGGPYPAGGFGAPANSDFPAPGAFAGPYPAVGAGGPSNGHFPPPGAFPAPCPAGGFGGPVNSGFPPPGVSGGHTYPPTPNSGYYGYPGAPSCPAPPAASPNNPPAYAGLPAVSPSQPADMKGSQSNPAPVFAPPSVEPPSYSSLLNTSSPPPAYNLLPSAPMMSMDFLSQTDEAPAAFSVPPLPSDAKKTDNKE; encoded by the exons ATGTCGGTCCAAAGTTTAACGCTGACTTACGACGCGCTGAACGAGCACGGGACGTTTTGCGGGGGCGACACCATAACGGGATCGGTGACTCTGACCGTAGAAAAGGACATCACGGTTCAAACCCTCTTTCTAAAGTTTAAAGGGGACGCGAACGTGCACTGGACGGAGAGGAGAGGCGACCATTCCTACTCGTACGCCGCGCACAGGAGATATTTTAAACTGAAGCAGGCTCTGATTCCGGAGAGCGCGAAGG ACACACCTGTTCCCAAAGGAGTCCATGCCTATAAGTTCCGCTTTGACATACCAGG AAACGTCCCTCCATCCATCAAGGCAAACCATGGGAAGATAGTTTACAAGCTGGAGGCGGTGCtgtccaggagctggaggctgaaccgTACAGTGGGGAAGGAGATAGTCTTTGTCTCAAAGTCCTTTCCAGATTTTCATTCTCTGATG TCACAGCAGATGGGTTCAACAGACAAAGAGATGGGGCCTTTCtcaaaaggacacacacacatggacgtcTTCGTTGACAGGAGGGCTTATTTTCCAG gTGAAAAAATTATGATTCTTGCAAAGGTCAACAACTCCTCATCTCGTGACATGACACCCAAATTCAGTTTAAACCAGGATGTGGTGTATCGAGACAACTGCAAAGCTAAATGTGAAGAACTTGTCATCGCTAAAGCTACTGGCGAGTGCATCAAGCCTCAAACACAAGTGGAGGCCAGATGTGAAATAACTATTCCCCCTAATCAGATGCAGACGGTTCCGAATTGTGACATTCTCTCACTGGACTACTTTTTAAAG GTGTATCTGGACATCAGCTTTGCAACTGATCCGGAGGTCAAATTGCCAGTGATTATTCTTCCTTATAGCTTCCCTCGTGGTCCCCATCCTGGTTTGCCTACAGGTCCTTATCCTCCTGGAGGCTTTGGGGCTCCAGCCAACAGTGACTTCCCTGCTCCTGGTGCCTTTGCAGGTCCCTATCCTGCTTTCAGTGGTCCGAACCATAGCAACTACCCTCCACCTGGAGCATTTGGGGGTCCCTATCCTGCTGGTGGCTTTGGGGCCCCAGCCAACAGTGACTTCCCTGCTCCTGGTGCCTTTGCAGGTCCCTATCCTGCTGTGGGTGCTGGTGGTCCAAGCAATGGCCACTTCCCTCCTCCTGGAGCCTTTCCGGCCCCCTGCCCCGCTGGAGGTTTTGGGGGCCCGGTCAACAGTGGCTTCCCTCCTCCTGGCGTTTCAGGTGGTCACACCTACCCTCCAACCCCAAATTCAGGCTACTATGGATACCCGGGAGCTCCGAGCTGTcctgcacctccagctgcttctcctAACAATCCGCCGGCCTATGCTGGACTACCAGCTGTGAGCCCATCCCAGCCAGCGGACATGAAGGGGAGCCAAAGCAACCCAGCACCAGTATTTGCTCCACCCAGCGTCGAGCCACCCTCTTATTCGTCCCTATTAAACACATCTTCACCCCCTCCAGCCTACAACTTGCTCCCTTCTGCGCCAATGATGAGcatggacttcctgtctcaaaCAGATGAAGCGCCGGCAGCATTTTCAGTGCCTCCACTGCCGTCTGACGCCAAAAAAACAGATAACAAAGAATAG